Within Lolium rigidum isolate FL_2022 chromosome 5, APGP_CSIRO_Lrig_0.1, whole genome shotgun sequence, the genomic segment CAGGGAGTTGACTAGGAGGAAATGTGCGGCGGCGCACAGAATTTTATTGTTGCTCCATTATTCAGATAGTATATCATAGACAGTAGACTCTGAAAATAAGTTATTCCTCACGAGTCCTGCATGCAAGCCCGTGTCTAGCAAGTGAGGCTGCCCCCAGCGTCGACGCCGAGCTGGCGGCAGTAGTCCTGGTAGTAGCCCACCCTTGCGTTCATCTGCGCGGTGTTCTTGCCATCGCACTCCACGGCGCCGTTGATGGCCCTGGTGGTGGCGCCGAAGCCCCGCGGCAGCACCCCGTGCACGTTGGTCATCCAGTACCAGAGCGCCGTCTTGAACGCCACCACGGGGTCCTGCGCCACCGTCTGTGGGCTACCAAGCCCGTCGAAGCCGATGCTCTGCCCCGCCGCCCCGTAGTTGTAGTTCCACGTGAGCTGCAGCGGGCCGCGGCCGTAGTACTTGGCCCCGGAAGAGCACGGCCACTGCGAGAAGGAGGTGTCGCAGTAGTTCTGGCTCGCACCGTTGATCTCCTCGATGTAGCAGAAgtctgcatatatatatatagtgacaTAAGCTCTAAAGATGATGAAATGTGTtccactatgttattttgatgacAACTTACGTCCGGTCTCGTGCGTGACGTGGGCGAAGAAGGCGGCGATCTCGCGCTTGGCGGCGTCGGAGCTTCCCGACGCGAAGCCGGAGTAGGAACCAGCGGCGTTCAAAAAGGCCGCACGGGTGTAGAAGCTTTGGCCTGCGCAGCCGCCGCTGGATTTGGACTTGATTGCGTTGAAGAAAGCATCGCTGACGATGCTGCCCACACCTCCGCTACCACTTCCACTTCCACTTCCAGTGCATGGTCCGGACTGGCATCCTTTGCCGCAGTAGGGATCAGTGGTGCCGCAGAAGCCGAACTGGCTGCAGCAGAAGCCCGGCTGGCAGCCGCAGTTCTGCGCGGCCGCCGGACCAGCGGCCGAGAGGAGTGCTGCTGCTAGCCCAAGAGCCATGACCGTCAACACCGCCATCGGTGAGTTCGCCATGCCGTCACTTGCTAGCAATGTGTTGTGTTGCAGGCTTAAACCTTGCTACGAGGTGGTGGTGTGATTGAAATAGCATGGCAGCGCCGCGGTTTATATAGAGTAGATCAATGGCGTACGTGTTGGACACTTGGACGACTAGAATCATCAGTCGTATTTGTACTACTACTGCCTATTCTATTTTGTATGAGTATAAGCTGTTCGTCCGTCAACACTTAGTCGTTGCTTCCAGCTATTTTTTTGTCTTGTATATCCATGAGAGCGCCATCGCACGCCGAGTACGACTGATGTGATGTATACATATTATGTAccagcatgcatgcatgtgcgAATTTTCTTGATACATTCCACATAAGTGGAGAACCTAGAAAGTCGTTTGCTTGTGTGGAAGAGCCTTACATTTTCACGACAAATATCTCCGCTGATTGCGGAATAGAAGTTAACTTGTGTGGAAGAGCTTTATATTTTCAGGACAAAGATGTCCAACGATTGCAGATAGAGTTGAAAGTTGTGACTTGGTGGCCTTACTAAGCTTGGGCTAGAAGATGACAATGGCGGTTTAGGCCTCCATCTAGATAAAGTCAAGCATACCTTGCTCAAATACTTTGATTATCCTCACTATcagaccactagtagaaaacctctcatccatctaagcctttagtaccggttcccttacgaaccggtactaaagggggcattaataccggttccgtgcgtgggacatcaataccggttcgttatggacctttaataccggttcgtaacgggaaccggtattaaagggtttgGGCCCGATTTCCGGGCGGTGGTGGGGCCAGggttgcacctttagtaccggttcgtgtaaggaaccggtactaaagggtccgtGCCTATATCATTGCGCGGCAGCGCCCAGCTCCTGCATATCTCAttctcacttctcctctcacatttccaaatattctccacctctcacactccaataatctttatttttctccaccattttaacaagattaacggcatacatctatccaagggttagcaatatcatccttccttccggcgttcctaatttagctcagttctttggtagttttaactcgtactatttttgtagtgcaagcaaggtgttcgattaaatgcctaagttagtgattttatttttttatatgcaatttgagctgaaattatggtatgttttgtaggttttaattagtatcatccccgtccttacaGCTGTCGATCGccggcgtcgtcccctagccggcacggtaccacctcggtgagcccctcttcttttataaaaaacaattagttttatgtgatgaacttgaatattaattaagttggtcactcatatatccatgatgttgtgtacttaatgattttggatatacatataaaatgcagatgagtcgacaatggatgtacggtgaccggtgccatcccgagttcattactggcatgcattattttctcaacgtggctgaggcaaacaggcggtcgaatggtttcatatattgtccatgtagttcctgtaagaatatgaaggattactctacctcgaagacccttcacgtccacctgcttggagaatggtttcatgcccagctataattgttggaccaagcacggagaaagaggggttatattggaagacaacgaagaagaagaggatagtgacaactatcccttattcaccgaagacggtggtagaatgggggaagacgaaggctgaagaagagctcattttcgatgagccgatttttgatgacccggatgacgatttgggtcgggccattcttgatgcgaagatgaactgcggaaatgaaaaagagaggttgaagttggagaaaatgttagaggatcacaacaaaatgttgtacccaaattgcgaaaatggtcagaaaaagctgggtaccacgctggaattgctgcgatggaaggcgagagaatggtacttcgacaagggatttgaaaagttgctgaaaataataaagaagatgcttccgggggaGAACGtgctgccctctagcacgtacgaagcaaaagaaggttgtctgccctctaggattagaggtgcagaagatacatgcatgcatcaatgatcgcatcctctaccgcggggagtacgagaatttgaatgcatgcccggtatgtagtgcattgaggtataagatcggggcGAGATGAccactggcgatgttgagggtgagtccacccccaggaagagggtttctgcgaaggtgatgtggtatgctcctataataccacggttgaaacgtttgttccagaacaaagagcatgccaagttgttgcgatggcacaaagaggaccgtaggaaagatgtgatgctgagacaccccggcgacgggtcgcggtggagaaaaatcgacagagagttcaagtcattttcagatgacgcaaggaacttaagatttggtctaagtacggatggctttaatcctttcgggagcagagctccggtcatagcacctggccggtgactctatgtatctataaccttcctccttggttgtgcatgaagcggaagttcattatgatgccgagtgctcatccagggcccgaagcaacccggcaacgacattgatgtgtacctgaggccattggttgaagaacttttagagttgtggcatgacgaaggtgtacctgtgtgggatgagcacgaaaaaaaggaatttaacctacgagcgttgttatttgtaaccatcaatgattggcctgctcttggtaacatttcggggcgagtcaaacaagggatacaatgcatgcacacatctgtttaggtgagactgatagtaattatttgggaaacaagaatgtgtaccggggcatcgtcgatttcttccaaaacaacatcacgtaagaaagagaggaaagcatttcggaggtgaggcagataaccgaacgaagcctacccgccctaatggggaagttatatatgatatggtcaaggatttaaaagtgatctttggaaagggtcccggcggacaatctgttccgcatgatgttgacggacacgtacccatgtggaagaagaagtcgatattttgggagctaccctactggaaattcttagaggttcactctgcaatcgacgtgatgcacgtgacgaaaaatctttgcgtgaaccttctaaacttcttgggcgtgtatgggaagacaaaagatacaccgaatgcacggcaggaccagcaaagtatccacgaagaaaacaacctgaatccagagaagtatcaaggtcctgccagctatgctcttaccaaagaggagaaggagatctttttgaagtcctgagtagcatcaaggtcccgtccggcttctcgtcgaatataaagggaataataaacatgtcggagaaaaagtttcaaaacctaaagtctcatgagctgccacgtgattatgacacaattacttccggttgcattgagggggcttacgccggaaaatgttcgagtacccattgtgaagctatgtgcgttcctcaatgcaatttctcggaaggtgatcaatccacttactctacaaaatttacggaaggatgtggtccaatgtctagtcggcttcgagttggtgttcccaccatccttcttcaatattatgacacatctcctagttcacacggtcgaagagattggcgttctcggtcctgtatttctacacaacatgttcccctttgagagattcatgggagtcttaaagaagtacgttcataaccgtgctaggccggaaggaagcatctccaagggctatggaacgagaggaggtcattgagttttgtgttgactttattcctgaccttaagccgatcggtgttctcgaatcgcgctatgaggggagactgcgtggaaaaggcacgctaggaaagaaatcagcaacgtgtatggacggacattctttcactcaagcacactacacagttctacttaattccatcttggtggctccgtacaaagaggaacacaaggagtcttacgctctaaatacccggagcaacgtgaagattggattgatggagaacacatgaagactttcggcggttggttacaaacacgtctcatgaatgtcaccgatgacgagcagctgtacttgttggccaagcaaccatcttctactatatcgacttttcaagggtacgagattaatgggaacacattttacactttcgcccaagacaaaaagagcaccaaccaaaacggtggtgtccgctttgatgcgagaagatggcaatgggaacaaggtcacatattatgggtacatagaggagatatgggaacttgactatggacctaatttcaaggtccctttgttccggtgtaaatggttcaacctcgaaagacggggtacaggtagacccgcagtacggaatgactacgagtggatttcaagaatcttgggtacgacaccgaaccatttgtcctagccggtgaagtggctcaggttttttatgtgaaggatatgtctagcaaaccgaaaaaaagaaaagaaaggcaagaggacacatcatacgatgagccaaagcggcacatagttctttcaggaaaaagaaacatcgtgggagtagaggacaagacagacatgtcagaagattataataagtttgacgatattccacccttcaaggtaaaaatttacccaagcatcatcttaaacaatgaagattgtccatggttgcgtcgcagtaagaagaaagggaaacgggcgaagaaaactcagaagactagctagctacatatagggatcataacttgtgtatctcaatatggaaaatacttttgtgtaatgatgttactgtatgtaagatattaacaatggatatggttggcttgttttactagttaagtcacgggcttgcagggaaatttttccgaggcggaacttccgaatatgccatatatagggcatgtgcaccaagggcatattcgagaagttccgccacgggagatttcccaaccctttccgcaacattgttagaggagatggagtcttccacgggcttgcagggaaatttttccgaggcggaacttccgaagatgccatagggcgtgtgcaccaagggcatcttcgacaagttccgccacgggagatttcccaaccctttccccaacattgttagaggagatggagtcttccacgggcttgcagggaaatttttccgaggcggaacttccgaagatgccatagggcgtgtgcaccaagggcatcttcgacaagttccgccacgggagatttcccaaacctttcctccatccatggtgatgaaactctccatccatgttggcttgttgagctgcttcccatggtctatcgatgctccttttataggcgagagcgtccttatcctcgccgacaggctttagtaccggttgcggacaccaaccggtactaaaggttacccacgcgtccttatcccaccgacgggcgtcgtgcgctacatactttatctcatcgagcggtggcgtccttatcccgccgacagctttagtaccggttgcacccaccaaccggtactaaagtttacccacgcgtccttatcccaccgacagctttagtaccggttgcacccaccaaccggtactaaaggtttgcctcgatctgtcttcccgcctattttcttcccgcgctttccaccggttcccgcctctgtcttcccgccattttttcactatatatatgtaggcttggccaccatttacatatcacatctagactcatatccgcaaacctcatcattctctaccatggcttccatcgcatctctaacccccgggaggcggaggcgctttgcgcctcgaactacccctgcccgccgggctaccgcgtcccgaccggctggttgctaagcgtcggaggcgtaccggtccctccggtccctctaggtgtggcgcgcgagatggccatcacgaaccactactacttcgagcccacgccgagcagcggaggaatccccggtggcatcccgactacagcccgacttgggaaagcttcttcatcaatcggcgtgagagggcgcttgccgggcacgagagggcggcccgcctcctccgaacttcaacgaggccggcggtcggctgtggtggcgcggccggactctccagggcgtcatggcctaccgtggcccccgcctgcgctaccctcggtcccggcccacgcgtgctcacccgccgacgttcgagtaccgcgaccccgatgccgcgacgatgatgacggcgactacgacgactacggtggcgactactacggggctaggcacgagtatgactgaatgactccaacgagtagaatttggccatgtatctttaattttcggttaagctatgtacttttaattcgagttcaatcgtaataaaatttcattcccgccctttcttttccgcctttttctcccacgcgcggcgtcgtggcgggaaagtttcccgtgcggcgtcgtggcgggaaagtttcccgcgcgacgtcggggcgggaaagtttcctgtgcggacggcgtcgtggcgagagtaaagaaaagaaatagaatagagaaaagaaatagaaaagaaaaacaaaagcaatagaaaaaataaatagaaaagaaatagaaaagaaaggaaaaagaaaagtaatagaaaaaataaatagaaaataaagaaaaaagaaacaggaatagaaaagaaacagaaaaaaagaaaagcaatagaaaaaagaaatagaaaagcaaaagaaaagaaacagaaaagaaaagaaacagaaaataaaaagaaaagaaacagaaaataaaaagaaaagaaacagaaacagcaaaagaaacaggaaagaaaaagaaaagaaaaacaaaaacaaaagaaacagcaaaagaaaaacaaaaaaaaacctttggtaccggttggtaccaccaaccggtacgaaagacctttcgtaccggttggtggtaccaaccggtaccaaaggtgttTCCCTAGTTAGGACTTAGCGCGGGGCAAAAATTCCCCAATTTCCTTCTTCTTCCGCGCGCCAGACCTCGCAGAGCTCCCGTCGCCGACGCCGGCTccgtcatcgccgtcgccgtagcggccgccctcgccgtcgccctcgccgtagccgccgccgtcgccctcactaaagccgccgccgtcgtcgccgcgtcgcccgcgccgctccacctctccccACCGCCGTCGCCCTCACCGAGGTGAGCACCcggcccctcctctccctccctcgcctccctcgcctccctcgcgtcgcctccctgGCCGGTgcgcctcgccgggaggagcccgcGCGCGCGTCGGCTGCCGCGCCACGGTCGCCGCCGGCCTCCCCCTCACGCACGCCCGCAGGGTGTTCGAGGAAATACCCGACCGCCCGCCGCCACCAGCTAGCGCGCCCCTGCAGCACCTGCCCGGCCGCGTTTGGCTCCACCCGCCCAAGCCTGCCGCCCCCAGCCACGCTCGACTCCTGCGCGCGTAGCACACGCCTGTTCGACGAAAAGCCGAGCCGCGCTGCGGCCATCTACCCCTGGTAGCCGCCGTGTGGAGGGTAGGCGCCGGTGGCATGGTCATGGCGCGCCGTGCCCGTGCCCGTGCTGCTGTACGTACCCACCGCCGTAGCCGTGCTCGTAGGCGCCGTGCCCCTGTTGCACATACCCGTCATGCTCGCTGGCCATGGCCGCCATACCCCCTGCTCGTTAGCCGCCGTGTCTGTACCCGTACCCGTGGCCTTTGCTGCCACCGACGAGGTTGGACACGAACCCCTTCACCGCGGTGCGCCTGCCGCTGCCCTGCCCCTGCCGCCGCCGTGCTGCTGCCCTGCCCCTGCCCGTGCGCCGTGCCGCTGCCCTGCCGTGCCCTGCCGTGCCGCTGCCCTGTCGCTGTCGTGCCGCTGCCGTGCCGCTGCCATGCtagctctataccatttcaacacaagacaacaccatttgggtcaaagaaaatcaaacaaaaagggaagaaagtgaaaaaacctAAGTGACATatgctaatggtcaaatctgccaaaaaTAATATGATGcctactgatgcgtgtagttgacacgtccgttgggaaccccaagaggaaggtgtgatgcgcacagcggcaagtttccctcagttagaaaccaaggtttaatcgaaccagtaggagtcaagaagcacgttgaaggttgatggcggcgggatgtagtgcggcgcaacaccagatattccggcgccaacgtggaacctgcacaacacaaccaaagtactttgccccaacgaaacagtgaggttgtcaatctcaccggcttgctgtaacaaaggattaaccgtattgtgtggaagatgattgtttgcagagaaaacagtaaaaacaagtattgcagcagatttgtatttcagtattaaaagaatggaccggggtccacggttcactagaggtgtctctcccataagataaaagcatgttgggtgaacaaattacagtcgggcaattgacaaatagagagggcataacaatgcacatacatgacatgataagtatagtgagatttaattgggcattacgacaaagtacatagaccgccatccaaccgcatctatgcctaaaaagtccaccttcgggttatcatccgaacccctccagtattaagttgcaaagcaacgagacaattgcattaagtatggtgcgtaatgtaatcaacaactacatcctcggacatagcgccaatgttttatccctagtggcaacagacacaacacaaccttagaactttctcatcactgtcctggtgtcaatgcaggcatgaacccactatcgagcataaatactccctcttggagtttaaagtaaaaacttggccgagcctctactagaaacggagagcatgcaagatcataaacaacacatatgtaataacttgataattaacataacatggtattctctatccatcggatcccgacaaacacaacatagagtattacgagatagatgatcttgatcatgttaggcagctcacaagatccaacaatgaagcacaatgaggagaagacaaccatctagctactgctatggacccatagtccaggggtgaactactcactcatcactccggaggcgaccatggcggtgtagagtcctccggagatgaatcccctctccggcagggtgccggaggagatctccggaatcccccgagatgggatcggcggcggcgcgtctcgcaaggttttccgtatcgtggtttttcgcatcgggggtttcgcgacggaggctttaagtaggcggaaggggcagagtcgggggccagacgagggggccacaccatagggcggcgcgggcccccacgggccgcgccgccacgtggtgtcgccacctcgtggccccacttcgtgtgttcttcggtcttctggaagctccgtggaaaaataggcccctgggtcttcgtttcgtccaattccgagaatatttcgttactaggatttctgaaaccaaaaacagcagaaaacaggaactggcacttcggcatcttgttaataggttagttccagaaaatgcacgaatatgacataaagtgtgcataaaacatgtaggtatcatcaataatatggcatagaacataagaaattatcgatacgtcggagacgtatcacctactttgagcccctttggttaactatttctaaactaaacttgctaatctTTTTGCCCAGATCAATAGTactcataaaagtgaacaacttggtcaaagtcaaccttgctgattcaaagtcaaactcttaatataagcatgcaaagtggcaactttgaaacaaattttagattgccccaaattttggaatattcacaaaccaactccaaattgcaaaccaagaccaccaattgCCGCCGcggcatagagagaagagcgagaggaggagcgccgagtgttagggttagggtctgtagcggtgccgagtccgtggcggtgccgccgcgacatagagagaagagcgagaggaggagcgccgagtgttagggttagggtcgagaaaaagagagaagagcgagaggaggagggggaacaccgtgtccgtggccgtggcggtccgttagggtttttttgctttcttcatttcaattgttatccatctagcaatatgttatatgatcatgacatgatgaatgaaatacaattgctttcttaattttgtagtgacattgaggtatggaggacggcaccttcgtccgagatgaggagggggaagaagcggtgcagcaattgatctatgagagtgcccgtggtccggaacccgacgatggagatgacaacgatttccaagactttccgaatgatttcggcgagggacttgagtccgaacaaattagaagagacaacgaagtgtccatcacaaactccggcgaggtgtatatctatgtatcaattagtctatatgttcatccctagatgcattcatttatttgtattgcacttattaacgaataattttttcttttagccttcggatcatcgagcaagtctgttagatcaaaacgaggcccgacgcggtgctaaagggcgagggcaggttagccctcacggcattcaaggataatggtgaaccgagtgcagcccaaggagttttgccgcaaatttacaagtcaatccggagttattgttagggaccatgtaccgatcagcattcaagagtggcataagccgaagaacccggagagtggtgctagttatgtcaacgacaagttgaaaaaatttctttgggacacgctatcgacaaagttcagcctaccggaagacatgacggaaggccggaagaataaagtcaaggaatggacatggaagaagatggccatacaattccggaccttcaagaaaaatttatgggacaaatataagaatgaagatccaagtattcgatgataatctagtgaagataaaagatcactcgggccgcatttaaggagtataagcaatcgtctacttttgtgtcccgatcgaagaaaaataccgaaaatgctgcaaagaagaaacttccgcatcatttggggtcgggtggctacaagagtgccattccgaagtggacagcgtttgagaataaactcgattgatcatggaatcactccacggacatgggactggcccgaacggtccaagttctggttgttcgctcatggggcggggttggacccaaagacggggttgatcgttgcgaagggaaaatggaaggaaaaaattgaggcaattgtaccgaagcttgtagatgcaattgaaaaggtcgaaagggagagtacattcccgatcgagagaatgacgagctgacactcgctccggggaaccccgaacatgttggacgggtacgagctcgcccgggtctcaccatgaaggaagcgtggccggacagcgccgacacttatagaagccgttcgcgaaagaagaagaaggacgccgacattgtaacggagttgttaactagggtggaggctcttgagagaaatcagagggcacccgATCGGCCGCTGTTTCtacgggatccacaagccgatgctgccccatctcagcgaagaagcggtgtcggttcctcgcatcttgacggatgtggaggaagctaccccgtggattatgtcacggagaagacagattgcgagctacatatgttaatcaggaccgcgtctgttaaggtggcggtcggctatgtgtacccaagtgaagatggagcaatgcaccatcatatgcccattccacccggttgtgttcgtgtcggggtggatgaagttgtttcgggttttgaaaaagtggagcttgatattcctagaggtgaagatgagaggacactggccgatgtcaagcacggtttcgccctatggccgaagaagtacgtcgtccttttgcaaaggccaccgactcctacacatgaccagcaaatgccatcgactcctcctggtggcagtcccggtgagcagccaagtccacacctacccgagagggaccccgagcgtgagtccaccatctcgagatcctccgcgtaagacagcgtccgttaagcggaacggtacgccgcctaggaagaaagctagaaaggagaaacaactgccgcctaccgagaagttaccttggaaaaaaactccggaggaaaacgcggaggccgttcgggccgaggtgaagaaattttttgcaccgaaagtgccggagatacctttcgagaagacactagatcgggagaaagttgtgcgtaccgttgacaatctatatgaccccgtaccatcgccgccatctgactatgtgcgttctattgaaaggtcgtatgacaagatgatcgaggcgacaaaacccgttcaatcgggtatcagggagataaaagggatacacagtgtctaccagctcggacaacaacccgttca encodes:
- the LOC124653792 gene encoding endochitinase A-like, translated to MANSPMAVLTVMALGLAAALLSAAGPAAAQNCGCQPGFCCSQFGFCGTTDPYCGKGCQSGPCTGSGSGSGSGGVGSIVSDAFFNAIKSKSSGGCAGQSFYTRAAFLNAAGSYSGFASGSSDAAKREIAAFFAHVTHETGHFCYIEEINGASQNYCDTSFSQWPCSSGAKYYGRGPLQLTWNYNYGAAGQSIGFDGLGSPQTVAQDPVVAFKTALWYWMTNVHGVLPRGFGATTRAINGAVECDGKNTAQMNARVGYYQDYCRQLGVDAGGSLTC